One stretch of Harmonia axyridis chromosome 1, icHarAxyr1.1, whole genome shotgun sequence DNA includes these proteins:
- the LOC123683807 gene encoding uncharacterized protein LOC123683807 has product MNKVEIGNGGSSFIRLPEEIACKRACINIQNYDDEFCFMWSIIAGLYPTSDSHNYRTSSYPHPRTIFKINDIEFPIAFKDISKFEKLNELSVNVFSLQMDKHKKFTVIPTRICTSKIPNKHVNLLLIQNYYQPENVREDNSIDREIKYHFVYIKNLSRLIAGQVNKHKCKLWICDQCLNYFSSDEKLNNHIKLCSKHQSCRIEFPEKSHISFTNYCYKQRSPFVLYCDFESYLEPMNEVKFNSIRYQKHTAISAGFYLKSMYEELIPSFFDSYTGVNCMEWFSSKLAELTDTLYQKIKFVEPMNYSYDDDDCDDKTICHICRKKFTPDDIIVKDHDHFNGKYRGRAHNKCNLNYKKSFVIPVVFHNLGGYDAHFIIKELAKRGSVSLLPLNMEKYISFTKYDSETKIQLRFIDSFRFLNSSLENLASYLKLDQYTELKNQFSNLSVDNLKLLTRKGVFPYDYIDSIDKLCEPCLPSREKFYNQLNYDGISEEQYLHAQQVWSTFKCHTMKDYIMLYLKTDILLLADIFEQFRDSCIEEYELDPIHYYTLPGYTWDCMLKITNIELEIIKDIDMLLFIEDGIRGGISQCSNRLSHANNKYMGSKYNKQEKEKYLLYLDVNNLFGFAMSQFLPYGGFEWVETNIDILGIPDDAPEGYILEVDLEYPQHIHDLHKDLPFCAESRIPPGSKIKQPKLLTTLFPKKNYILHYRNLKQALSHGLILKKIHRVLKFKQSAWLKVYIDKNTLLRQAACNDFEKNLFKLMNNAVFGKTIENIRKHRTVKLVNQWNGRYGAKNLIASPLFKCRTILDDDLVAIEIQKRLLIFDKPIYVGMSVLDISKICLYEFHYDYFLPTFKDCILNYVDTDSLTYEISNQDPYEQIRQDCPTRFDTSDYPPDNVYNIPRVNKKVLGLMKDENNGLIMTDFVGLRSKMYSYCVDSKELKKIKGIKKNVVKSLSFNDFLQCLLNDSVMYIKQRNIVSKGHNVFSVEQKKIALCYKDDKRYIIPQSHNTLPWGHYSIKQ; this is encoded by the coding sequence ATGAATAAAGTTGAAATAGGAAATGGTGGAAGTTCATTTATACGTTTACCTGAAGAAATAGCATGCAAACGCGcttgtataaatattcaaaactatGATGATGAGTTTTGTTTCATGTGGAGCATCATCGCAGGTTTATATCCAACATCTGACTCACACAATTATAGAACATCGTCCTATCCTCATCCGAGAACTATCTTCAAAATTAATGATATTGAATTTCCAATAGCATTTAAAGATATATCTAAGTTTGaaaaactgaatgaattatcagtAAACGTGTTTTCTCTGCAAATGGATAAGCATAAAAAATTCACAGTAATTCCCACACGCATTTGTACTTCGAAAATTCCAAATAAACATGTGAATTTGCTACTCATACAGAATTACTATCAACCTGAAAATGTTCGAGAAGACAATTCAATCGATAGGGAGATAAAATACCattttgtatatataaaaaatttatccAGACTAATAGCAGGTCAAGTGAACAAACATAAATGTAAGCTATGGATATGTGATCAATGCTTGAATTATTTCTCTTCTGATGAAAAGTTGAATAACCACATCAAACTGTGTTCAAAACATCAATCCTGTCGCATAGAGTTTCCAGAAAAAAGTCATATTTCTTTCACTAACTACTGTTATAAACAAAGAAGCCCCTTTGTTTTATATTGTGATTTTGAATCTTATTTAGAACCTATGAACGAAGTGAAATTCAATTCGATTAGATATCAAAAACATACGGCTATAAGTGCAGGATTTTATTTGAAAAGTATGTATGAAGAATTAATTCCCTCATTTTTCGACAGTTATACTGGTGTGAATTGCATGGAGTGGTTTTCTTCTAAATTAGCGGAATTAACAGACActttatatcaaaaaattaaatttgtggAACCTATGAATTATTcatatgatgatgatgattgtGATGATAAAACTATTTGTCAtatatgtagaaaaaaattcacacCAGACGATATTATTGTTAAGGATCATGACCATTTCAATGGAAAATACAGAGGACGAGCCCATAATAAATGTAAcctgaattacaaaaaaagtttCGTTATTCCAGTAGTGTTTCACAACCTTGGAGGATATGATGCACATTTCATAATAAAAGAACTAGCAAAACGTGGTTCTGTTTCTCTTCTACCTTTGAATATGGAGAAATATATTAGTTTCACAAAATATgattctgaaacaaaaatacAGCTTAGGTTTATCGATAGTTTCCGTTTTTTGAACAGTTCACTTGAAAATCTAGCTTCATATTTGAAATTAGATCAGTACACTGagttgaaaaatcaattttctaATTTGAGTGTAGACAACTTGAAACTGTTAACTAGGAAGGGTGTTTTTCCATACGATTACATAGATAGTATAGACAAATTATGTGAACCCTGTCTGCCatctagagaaaaattttataatcaattGAATTATGATGGGATAAGTGAGGAACAATACCTTCATGCTCAACAGGTTTGGTCCACATTCAAGTGTCATACAATGAAAGATTACATAATGCTATATCTTAAAACTGATATATTACTTTTGGCTGATATCTTTGAACAATTCCGTGATAGTTGCATTGAAGAATATGAGTTAGATCCTATTCATTATTATACTTTGCCTGGATATACTTGGGATTGTATGTTAAAAATCACGAATATTGAATTAGAAATTATCAAGGATATTGATATGTTACTCTTCATAGAAGATGGAATAAGAGGTGGTATTAGTCAATGTTCCAATAGATTATCTCATGCAAATAACAAATATATGGGATCTAAGTATAATAAacaggaaaaagaaaaataccTGCTCTACCTTGATGTGAACAACTTATTCGGATTCGCTATGAGTCAATTTTTACCCTATGGGGGATTCGAGTGGGTTGAAACAAATATTGATATCTTAGGTATACCTGATGATGCTCCTGAAGGTTATATATTAGAGGTCGATTTGGAATATCCTCAGCATATTCATGATCTTCATAAAGATCTACCGTTTTGTGCAGAATCGCGGATACCACCAggttcaaaaataaaacaacccAAATTACTAACAACTTtatttccaaagaaaaattacatTCTACACTATCGAAATCTGAAACAAGCTCTTAGTCATGGACTGATACTCAAAAAAATTCATAGGGTCCTTAAATTCAAACAGTCTGCCTGGCTTAAAGtttatattgataaaaataCACTTCTAAGACAAGCTGCGTGTaatgatttcgaaaaaaacttattcAAATTGATGAACAATGCTGTATTtggaaaaactattgaaaatattaggaaACATCGAACTGTTAAATTAGttaatcagtggaatggaagATATGGAGCGAAGAATCTTATTGCAAGTCCCCTTTTCAAATGTAGAACAATATTAGATGATGATTTGGTAGCAATCGAAATACAAAAACGACTACTTATATTTGATAAACCAATATATGTTGGAATGTCAGTATTAGATATTTCGAAGATATGTCTATATGAATTCCACTACGATTATTTTTTACCTACCTTCAAGGATTGTATATTGAACTATGTAGATACCGATAGTTTAACATATGAAATTAGTAATCAAGATCCATACGAGCAAATCAGACAAGATTGTCCTACTCGATTTGATACATCAGACTATCCTCCTGATAATGTATACAATATTCCAAGAGTGAATAAAAAAGTTCTTGGACTCATGAAAGATGAAAACAACGGTTTGATAATGACAGATTTCGTTGGATTACGTTCAAAAATGTACTCTTATTGTGTGGACTCAAAAGAACTTAAAAAAATCAAGGGAATCAAAAAGAATGTTGTGAAAAGTTTATCATTTAATGATTTCTTACAGTGCTTACTGAATGATAGTGTAATGTATATCAAACAGAGAAATATAGTTTCTAAGGGTCATAATGTCTTCTCAGTAGAACAGAAAAAGATTGCTCTATGCTATAAAGATGACAAACGTTACATAATTCCACAATCCCACAACACACTGCCTTGGGGTCATTATagcattaaacaataa